Below is a window of Humulus lupulus chromosome 2, drHumLupu1.1, whole genome shotgun sequence DNA.
ATATAAAGGAGGGGACTGGGAGGAATGTCCGTACGTGTTTGGATAATTCTGTTGAGGTGGATAcacatgttgttgttgttgttgtggcatcgaccaaggaggtggactttgagaagatataccaccttcaggttgtgatggtaaatatCGTTGGAGAAGGCTTTCAAACCGCGACTCAGTTTCTGTACTGGTATGCTGAGGATTACCAGATGGACCTTGTTGAGATTTCAACATCCGGATCTCTTCACGCATTGACTTCATCATTTCCGCCATAGTAGCCATGTCTTCCTGAGGTGTATGAGCAGGTTGGGCCTGTGACTGACTTGTGGAGCTGGAAGCTGattttttccctttgcctttgctgtaacctactcctctttgaaagtcagacctctccccaagtactttactcataatctcgtactgatcgatcgacgaggattcagcagcagatccagtttcagatccctccgtcggtccttgagactgactttgaagtcgtgccctctcaagctcttccgtcattttttcctgttcataaaaagtgtttgaaacacatcaataacatagtttaatgaaaataataacacaaaagtttaaacttacaaaagtttctcgagctgtgtcgttgacaaaaacttttgtcgattttctcaaatggctatctttccaagtatcaataacatgttcatcagggttcgcctatacaaatttagagataggaagttagaatgtaaaattttgttaaattaaattaatatttttacttacaaattggtgacgcttagctgccatcgattttgtgccttgcgtcgatgtatacttcatttcttttctgtttttcttgttttggttggatcgcgcgataaattttgggctcaaaaacaactgaacaatatctttccaactctccttggagcaatggtcaggtggggcaACTA
It encodes the following:
- the LOC133815591 gene encoding uncharacterized protein LOC133815591, whose product is MTEELERARLQSQSQGPTEGSETGSAAESSSIDQYEIMSKVLGERSDFQRGVGYSKGKGKKSASSSTSQSQAQPAHTPQEDMATMAEMMKSMREEIRMLKSQQGPSGNPQHTSTETESRFESLLQRYLPSQPEGGISSQSPPPWSMPQQQQQHVYPPQQNYPNTYGHSSQSPPLYYPDVATGSQTSHPRRRDFGDSSQQQHPQQMYGQFVSPSQQQRYGQFESFLHQSPSPRPHARQFRPSSQHHSTQAPQFASPPLLRPNTSDQDIDLNEYFTPSWPDQDNNN